Proteins encoded by one window of Bactrocera oleae isolate idBacOlea1 chromosome 4, idBacOlea1, whole genome shotgun sequence:
- the Gadd45 gene encoding growth arrest and DNA damage-inducible protein GADD45 alpha, with product MVVDESHIQHFNNSQVMSNINLEQQLESLSEKKQQTKQMDHGKIGRTVKSALLKAQAESRVIVGLSAAIQVLSKSPEGSLFCLMAVPQVGDSATHMHEVLLEAFCYENDIYVIKVDCPTKLSRILGKTVVESCCLVQKTWTGANESGEEQLNKQEEQLVDYCEAYWDAPQHPIVELPVV from the coding sequence ATGGTTGTAGACGAATCGCATATCCAGCATTTCAATAACAGCCAAGTCATGAGCAACATCAACCTGGAACAGCAGCTTGAGAGTCTCAGCGAAAAGAAACAACAGACCAAACAAATGGATCACGGAAAAATCGGACGCACCGTCAAGTCGGCCTTGCTGAAGGCGCAAGCCGAGTCGCGTGTCATTGTGGGACTTAGCGCCGCCATACAAGTGCTCTCCAAATCACCGGAGGGTTCACTCTTCTGCTTAATGGCCGTGCCACAAGTCGGCGACTCTGCCACACACATGCATGAAGTGCTGCTGGAAGCCTTCTGTTATGAGAATGACATCTATGTGATCAAAGTCGATTGCCCCACCAAGTTGAGCCGCATTCTCGGCAAAACTGTGGTGGAATCCTGTTGTCTGGTGCAGAAGACCTGGACCGGCGCCAATGAGTCCGGCGAGGAGCAACTCAACAAGCAAGAAGAGCAGTTAGTTGATTACTGCGAGGCATACTGGGATGCGCCACAACACCCCATTGTCGAATTGCCAGTCGTGTGA